The Montipora capricornis isolate CH-2021 chromosome 3, ASM3666992v2, whole genome shotgun sequence genome window below encodes:
- the LOC138042231 gene encoding catalase-like: MANRTTASEQLSEYAKSKQSPDIMTTGFGAPIDTKTATMTVGPKGPILLQDAQFLDEMSHFDRERIPERVVHAKGGGAFGYFEVTHDITKYCKAKIFNKVGKKTPCLVRFSTVGGESGSADTARDPRGFAMKFYTEEGNWDLVGNNTPIFFIRDPILFPSFIHTQKRNPVTHLKDPDMFWDFITLRPETTHQVCFLFGDRGIPDGYEHMNGYGSHTFKLVNDKGEAVYCKFHCKTDRGVKNLSADKAEKLAGSDPDYNNRKLYNAIADGKPPSWTMYLQVMTFEQAEKSPWNPFDLTKIWPHSEYPLIPVGKMVLDRNPSNYFAEIEQSAFNPASMVPGIEASPDKMLQGRLFSYHDTHLHRLGTNYIQLPVNCPYKTRVSNNQRDGPQTFENQGGCPNYYPNSFSGAKCDMKYAPSKFQASGDCKRHESGEEDNYSQVTVFWEKTLREDARDRLVNNIAGHLKDAKEFLQKRAVDNFTKVHVDFGNKLKKALASYNSDSAIKPQVPA, translated from the exons ATGGCCAACCGCACTACAGCTTCTGAACAGCTCAGCGAATACGCAAAAAGCAAACAG tCTCCAGATATTATGACAACCGGATTTGGAGCACCCATTGACACAAAGACAGCCACGATGACTGTGGGACCCAAAGGCCCTATCCTGCTACAGGACGCCCAGTTTTTGGATGAGATGAGCCACTTTGATCGTGAGCGAATCCCTGAGAGAGTGGTGCATGCAAAGGGAGGTGGAGCATTTGGATACTTTGAAGTTACACATGACATCACCAAGTACTGCAAGGCCAAGATATTTAACAAAGTTGGAAAGAAGACACCATGTTTGGTTCGCTTCTCTACTGTTG GTGGTGAATCTGGAAGTGCAGATACAGCCCGCGATCCTCGAGGCTTTGCTATGAAGTTCTACACTGAAGAAGGAAACTGGGATTTGGTTGGAAACAATACTCCAATCTTCTTCATTAGGGATCCTATTCTG TTTCCCAGCTTCATTCACACCCAGAAGAGGAATCCAGTTACTCATCTGAAG GACCCTGACATGTTCTGGGATTTCATCACTCTTCGACCTGAAACCACTCATCAAGTTTGCTTCTTGTTCGGTGATCGTGGCATTCCCGATGGGTATGAACACATGAACGGATATGGAAGCCACACCTTCAAATTGGTGAATGACAAAGGGGAGGCTGTCTACTGCAAATTTCATTGCAAG ACTGATCGAGGTGTGAAAAACCTCTCTGCCGACAAAGCAGAAAAGCTGGCAGGGTCTGATCCTGATTATAACAACCGAAAGCTGTACAACGCTATAGCCGACGGAAAACCC CCATCTTGGACCATGTATCTGCAGGTTATGACTTTTGAACAAGCTGAAAAGTCCCCATGGAATCCTTTTGACCTGACTAAG ATCTGGCCTCATTCCGAGTATCCCCTTATTCCTGTTGGCAAGATGGTGCTCGATCGCAACCCGTCCAACTACTTTGCTGAGATAGAACAGAGTGCTTTCAACCCTGCTAGCATGGTTCCTGGAATTGAAGCCTCTCCAGATAAGATGCTGCAG GGTCGCCTGTTCTCATACCACGATACCCATCTTCACCGATTGGGAACCAACTACATACAGCTGCCTGTGAACTGTCCTTACAAAACTAGAGTCAGCAACAACCAAAGAGACGGACCTCAAACCTTTGAAAATCAAG gtggtTGCCCCAACTACTACCCTAACAGCTTTAGCGGTGCTAAGTGCGACATGAAGTATGCACCAAGCAAATTTCAA GCATCTGGTGACTGCAAGCGCCATGAGTCAGGGGAAGAAGACAACTACTCCCAg gTGACtgttttctgggaaaaaacGCTGCGTGAAGATGCAAGGGACCGCTTGGTAAATAACATTGCAGGTCACCTTAAGGATGCCAAAGAGTTTCTCCAGAAGCGAGCT GTGGATAACTTTACCAAAGTGCATGTTGACTTtggtaacaaattaaaaaaggcATTGGCCAGTTATAACAGTGATAGTGCCATCAAACCTCAAGTGCCAGCCTAG